The Capsicum annuum cultivar UCD-10X-F1 chromosome 3, UCD10Xv1.1, whole genome shotgun sequence genomic sequence CCAGCCAACTGCACCAACAAGTAAATAACAAGTCAGTTCTGCACTTTGTTTaagcaaataaaaaaaacataaaagaagtactaaaatactaaacaAAACGATCAATACAAGAGTACATACTTGATGGAAAGCAACATAGGAGAGGGTGGAAAACTGCTCCTTAATGGGCTCCAAGAGTCTGATAGCAATGTCGTTATCATTGTTTGCACCATGTGATTGCTCAGCTCTGAACCTCATGGTACCAAAAGGACCTCTAGTTTTGGAGCACACATCATAAGTGTCAGCAAAGTGCCATATGTGACAACAGAAAACATCTATAAGATCATGGAacaacttttcattttcttttcttgtaaaaAAGTAACTGCTACGATCGAGTTGACGTGACATTTCCTATTTCAAATATGGTCTTTAAAATCACGGAGTCCTCAGTCAGgagaatacttttttttttttaaaacaaattttaaattttattgattaattaaGAAAATCAAATACACAACGAAGCCCCAACTGGcccaaaataaaaacaaacaactaaacTAAGAAACAAAAATCTAATCTATGGCCCAATTTGATGAAGATCTTATCGTCCGACAccgtattgaagaggacaataaagctgccgaaagaaggtcaaaggaaaatt encodes the following:
- the LOC107865476 gene encoding L-ascorbate peroxidase 1, cytosolic-like, whose translation is MSRQLDRSSYFFTRKENEKLFHDLIDVFCCHIWHFADTYDVCSKTRGPFGTMRFRAEQSHGANNDNDIAIRLLEPIKEQFSTLSYVAFHQLAGVVAVEVTRGSDVPFHPDREVSQSISAAF